A window of the Phaseolus vulgaris cultivar G19833 chromosome 5, P. vulgaris v2.0, whole genome shotgun sequence genome harbors these coding sequences:
- the LOC137835447 gene encoding zinc finger CCCH domain-containing protein 2 — MTSVCAQQHKFHPSHQFLSPKKTLREIDIPPRKLLTRRATAACGISDLFSDDTMLQKFLPSNNLDDSDEDDPYSSDHFRMFEFKVRRCTRSRSHDWTDCPFAHPGEKARRRDPRRYHYSGTVCPDYRRGGCNRGDACEYAHGVFECWLHPAKYRTEACKDGKNCKRKVCFFAHTPRQLRILPVTSPSSDDMSCTKSINKLFNHASRSNNNCCLFCHCVSSSSSSTTASPTSTLFNISHYSPPLSPSSSSSPPPSPLKPRNGVSVSPISRYGAANVNPHHGVVSYKEAFAEFVNSLEGLSLNEGSPVSGAKPLNLPWFDVSLNCEEQQQQRQPLSASSFGCEDPQQFIYSPPSTRTPTNVKLCSNRFIGNDNKVVGGESNVPDLAWVNELLM, encoded by the coding sequence ATGACCAGTGTCTGTGCCCAGCAGCACAAGTTTCACCCCTCTCACCAATTCCTCTCTCCAAAGAAAACCCTCAGAGAGATTGACATCCCTCCAAGGAAGCTCCTCACTCGCCGCGCCACCGCTGCATGCGGCATATCGGACTTGTTCTCAGACGACACCATGCTGCAAAAGTTCCTGCCTTCCAACAACCTTGATGACTCCGATGAGGACGACCCTTACTCCTCCGACCACTTCAGGATGTTTGAGTTCAAGGTCCGCCGGTGCACTCGAAGCCGGAGTCACGACTGGACTGACTGCCCTTTTGCCCACCCCGGCGAAAAGGCTCGCCGCCGCGACCCTCGGCGGTATCACTACTCGGGAACTGTATGTCCTGATTATCGCCGTGGAGGGTGCAATCGTGGTGATGCATGTGAATACGCTCATGGCGTATTTGAATGCTGGCTGCACCCTGCCAAATACAGGACAGAGGCCTGTAAGGATGGCAAGAACTGCAAGAGAAAGGTGTGTTTCTTTGCACACACACCTCGCCAGCTCAGAATTTTACCGGTAACTTCTCCTTCTTCAGATGACATGTCATGCACCAAGAGCATTAACAAGCTCTTCAACCATGCTTCAAGATCCAACAACAACTGCTGTTTGTTTTGCCACtgtgtttcttcttcttcttcttctaccacCGCTTCTCCAACTTCAACCCTCTTCAACATTTCTCATTACTCGCCACCGCTATCACCATCGTCCTCCTCCTCACCACCTCCTTCTCCTTTGAAACCCCGAAACGGGGTTTCTGTTTCTCCAATTTCCCGATATGGTGCTGCGAATGTAAACCCTCATCATGGGGTGGTGAGTTACAAAGAAGCGTTCGCTGAATTTGTGAACTCCTTGGAGGGTTTGAGTTTGAACGAGGGCTCTCCTGTTTCTGGTGCCAAACCATTGAACTTGCCTTGGTTTGATGTTTCTCTGAACTGCGAGGAACAGCAACAACAACGACAACCGCTCAGTGCTTCTTCTTTTGGCTGCGAAGATCCGCAGCAATTTATTTATTCACCACCGTCCACTCGGACACCGACAAATGTTAAGTTGTGCAGCAACAGATTCATAGGCAACGACAACAAGGTTGTCGGTGGTGAGTCAAATGTCCCAGATCTCGCGTGGGTGAATGAGTTGCTGATGTAG
- the LOC137834323 gene encoding uncharacterized protein translates to MEDPDAHLVTFHTQMLLVGGSDAVRCKLFMSTLAGTAMEWFMSLPDGHVTSFPQLTKLFKAQYLANRAPPRSVSYDLFYVKQYQGESLKEFLYRFEVHVVRLNLTEEKMMVHAFRKSIVLGPFSESLIRNHPKTFAEIKRCTMTHITTEEELSEKRTCVVPMRPRAAGRPQAPRVHEATTKMTTPVKQQPYQRPNTRGRGRDNVPPRHDFILELKDLIAIPNIAERLKVPPKTDKKLGPNKNAWYEFHQAYDHPYAIA, encoded by the coding sequence ATGGAAGACCCAGATGCCCACCTTGTGACCTTCCATACACAGATGCTGCTGGTTGGGGGTTCCGATGCGGTGCGatgcaagctgttcatgagcactttggcaggaacggcgatggagtggttcaTGAGCCTCCCTGACGGCCATGTAACGTCGTTCCCGCAACTCACGAAGTTGTTCAAGGCGCAATACCTCGCGAATCGAGCCCCCCCCCGGTCTGTTTCCTACGACCTCTTTTatgtgaaacagtatcaaggaGAGTCTTTGAAGGAGTTCCTCTACCGTTTTGAGGTACATGTGGTGAGGTTGAACCTCACAGAAGAAAAGATGATGGTGCATGCGTTTAGGAAGAGCATCGTGTTGGGACCCTTCAGCGAATCACTCATCCGGAACCACCCCAAGACCTTTGCTGAGATAAAGCGCTGCACGATGACACACATCACGACAGAGGAGGAACTTAGTGAAAAGCGCACATGCGTGGTCCCCATGCGGCCACGCGCAGCAGGTCGCCCTCAAGCCCCAAGGGTCCATGAGGCGACGACAAAGATGACGACCCCCGTGAAGCAGCAACCCTATCAAAGGCCCAATACGAGGGGGCGTGGTAGAGATaacgtgccgccaaggcacgacttcatatTAGAGCTGAAAGATCTCATCGCTATCCCAAACATAGCGGAGAGACTAAAGGTGCCTCCCAAGACTGACAAGAAGCTCGGGCCTAACAAGAATGCATGGTATGAGTTTCACCAAGCGTACGACCACCCATACGCAATTGCTTAA